One genomic region from Leptolyngbyaceae cyanobacterium JSC-12 encodes:
- a CDS encoding hypothetical protein (IMG reference gene:2510094353), translating to MSSFRSIGDIELIGSESIDLDYDRLILWDASASVNKTKAIVPRSLVNILNNSGVTSVNNLSGTVVLTPNIIGAANLVHTHTASQLPQLVGATSTVAGSSGLVPPPAIGDNSKFLSGDGTWKSISTGYTNQDAIAAVGSAWQDTSSIDFTYNSGLGQLSVAVVFGNQAGQVCQGNDSRLSDNRTPIDGSITNVKVATNAAISWTKLDKTGSAISDINGLQNALDLKISTVEKGAVNGVASLDSNAKLPTEQLPESVIGSVSYKGVWDSSTNTPAIPSATTTQKGWYYVVSNNVASNHGYPNVPTISFAAGDWIICNGSTWDKLDATDQVFTVHGRTGNIIAQTGDYTTDQVTEGTNKYFSNTLARTALSGGTAISYNSSTGVIAVNPDNLIVISYDQSSKPSSPTVGQYWLERTSFGLPVTLWRYVLLHGTTHAWVTEQTYQVSQRTSQTSVNASVGTTWTNFSGVDQAPSTYAVPLISQIGDGIVCLKAFWNLNLSRTYASNASYFPIFGLTFTTIGTINDAAMVTLLNLQGNPTSGSLIDKIYEVDLDPTNTTYSWTYFSSVSNYTIPSILRPYYKFNAGGGSAGDNLTVYKPFMGVLYKGYKSP from the coding sequence ATGAGTTCATTCCGGTCTATCGGAGATATTGAATTAATAGGTTCAGAGTCAATCGACCTAGACTATGACAGGTTGATACTTTGGGATGCATCTGCGTCTGTTAATAAAACTAAAGCAATTGTTCCCAGGTCTTTAGTAAACATACTTAACAACAGTGGAGTTACTTCAGTTAATAACTTAAGTGGCACAGTAGTTTTGACTCCGAATATTATTGGTGCCGCAAACTTAGTCCACACTCATACTGCCAGTCAACTACCACAACTTGTCGGGGCAACCTCTACGGTAGCAGGTTCATCTGGATTAGTACCTCCACCAGCAATTGGAGATAATTCTAAGTTTCTATCAGGTGATGGTACTTGGAAAAGTATCTCAACTGGTTATACGAACCAAGATGCAATTGCAGCAGTTGGCTCAGCTTGGCAGGATACTTCCAGCATTGACTTCACTTACAACTCAGGTTTAGGACAACTCAGTGTTGCAGTTGTATTTGGTAATCAAGCTGGTCAAGTTTGTCAAGGTAATGACTCTCGATTGTCTGATAATAGAACACCTATTGACGGTTCTATTACTAACGTTAAAGTTGCAACAAACGCTGCTATTTCTTGGACTAAATTAGACAAAACAGGTAGTGCTATTTCTGATATTAATGGTTTGCAGAATGCACTTGACCTTAAGATTTCTACGGTAGAGAAAGGAGCTGTTAATGGAGTTGCATCCTTAGATAGCAATGCTAAATTGCCCACTGAGCAATTACCTGAATCCGTCATCGGTTCCGTTAGTTATAAAGGAGTTTGGGATAGTAGTACAAACACACCTGCTATTCCATCAGCTACTACAACACAAAAGGGTTGGTACTATGTCGTTTCTAATAACGTAGCTAGTAATCACGGGTACCCTAATGTTCCTACAATCAGTTTTGCTGCAGGCGACTGGATTATTTGTAACGGGTCTACTTGGGATAAGCTAGACGCTACTGACCAAGTATTTACCGTCCACGGTAGAACAGGCAATATTATTGCTCAAACAGGAGATTATACAACTGACCAGGTAACAGAAGGAACTAATAAATACTTTTCCAACACTCTCGCAAGAACAGCCCTGTCGGGCGGAACCGCAATTAGTTATAACTCTTCCACAGGTGTCATTGCTGTTAATCCAGATAATTTGATCGTTATTAGCTATGATCAATCTTCAAAGCCTTCTAGCCCAACAGTCGGACAGTATTGGCTAGAACGGACAAGTTTTGGATTACCTGTCACTCTTTGGCGCTATGTTTTGTTACACGGTACAACTCATGCTTGGGTTACTGAACAAACATATCAAGTTAGTCAGAGAACAAGTCAGACTTCAGTTAATGCAAGTGTCGGGACTACTTGGACAAATTTTAGTGGTGTAGACCAAGCGCCATCTACTTATGCGGTGCCTTTAATTTCACAGATTGGCGATGGAATAGTGTGTTTAAAAGCTTTCTGGAACTTAAATTTATCCAGAACGTATGCGTCTAACGCCTCTTATTTTCCTATTTTTGGATTAACTTTTACAACGATAGGAACGATTAATGATGCTGCAATGGTTACTTTACTAAATTTACAAGGAAACCCAACAAGTGGTTCTTTAATAGATAAAATTTACGAAGTCGATTTAGACCCAACAAATACGACATACTCGTGGACTTATTTTAGTAGTGTTAGTAACTATACTATTCCTTCAATACTAAGACCTTACTATAAGTTTAATGCTGGTGGTGGCTCGGCTGGAGACAACCTTACTGTGTACAAACCATTTATGGGTGTTTTGTATAAAGGTTATAAATCCCCTTAA
- a CDS encoding hypothetical protein (IMG reference gene:2510094355): protein MTFNNVRTVTSSTGNPVNAVYGAAVNNAILDPLQGYDADVWVLDQATGRYLLVGRFTSIQITVRNATEPYMEFNQRVPRYLDGEIQIGWVLERGMLDTRILQQTFGISALTRELRLNRMARFQITFELNAEELHNVNQSTDGNRNSLPPDYNESAGIIGNGELFINRGPSEWNPRRSAKGQLMLTYCKVDSFTLGAMAGRSVIANRWEGLAEGIEEVNRTSIWAGIALNASSAANNLPVANNANPADGVNLGRPSGVIL, encoded by the coding sequence ATGACTTTTAATAATGTAAGAACAGTCACTAGCTCGACTGGAAATCCAGTAAACGCTGTCTACGGTGCAGCAGTCAATAACGCCATTCTGGACCCCCTTCAGGGGTATGATGCAGATGTTTGGGTGCTTGACCAAGCCACGGGGCGTTATCTGTTAGTTGGTCGGTTTACCAGTATTCAAATTACTGTTCGGAACGCAACAGAACCGTATATGGAATTTAACCAACGGGTGCCTCGGTATCTGGATGGTGAAATTCAAATTGGTTGGGTACTAGAACGAGGAATGCTCGACACCAGAATTTTGCAACAGACTTTCGGTATTAGTGCTCTTACTCGTGAGCTTAGACTAAACCGTATGGCGCGATTTCAGATCACGTTTGAGTTAAACGCTGAAGAGCTTCATAATGTGAACCAATCAACGGATGGCAACCGCAACAGCTTGCCACCAGATTATAATGAGTCGGCTGGGATTATCGGGAACGGAGAGCTGTTTATTAACAGAGGTCCGAGTGAATGGAACCCCAGACGAAGTGCAAAGGGGCAGCTAATGTTGACCTACTGTAAAGTGGATAGCTTTACACTAGGAGCAATGGCGGGGAGGTCAGTTATTGCAAATAGGTGGGAAGGCTTAGCGGAAGGAATAGAAGAAGTAAATCGTACTTCTATCTGGGCTGGTATCGCGCTTAACGCATCTTCTGCAGCTAACAACTTACCTGTTGCCAACAATGCCAACCCAGCAGACGGAGTAAACTTAGGCAGACCATCTGGGGTAATACTCTAG
- a CDS encoding hypothetical protein (IMG reference gene:2510094356), which produces MPKLDNLSGQRFGRLVAVSREGTNKSGRPLWRCICDCGNEKLTAAKELKNGKTKSCGCYRAEILATHNISHGQTRGKKSRMYKCWLDMKARCTNPNNKFYKDYGGRGIKVCERWLNSFENFKEDMGEMPDNLTIERIDFNKDYEPGNCKWATYTEQARNTSRNRLITYKGETKCLAEWAETLGMTYQTLNTRINKHKWDIERAFTQPARKSPTTKES; this is translated from the coding sequence ATGCCAAAACTAGATAACTTAAGTGGTCAACGGTTCGGAAGGTTAGTAGCTGTTAGTCGAGAAGGTACAAACAAAAGCGGTCGTCCGTTGTGGAGATGTATCTGTGATTGTGGTAATGAGAAACTGACTGCCGCAAAAGAGTTAAAGAACGGAAAGACCAAAAGTTGTGGGTGTTATAGAGCTGAAATCTTAGCTACTCACAATATTAGTCACGGTCAGACAAGAGGAAAGAAGAGTCGAATGTATAAATGTTGGTTAGACATGAAAGCTAGGTGCACAAATCCAAACAACAAGTTTTATAAAGATTACGGTGGAAGAGGGATAAAAGTTTGTGAACGATGGTTAAACAGCTTTGAAAATTTCAAAGAAGACATGGGAGAAATGCCAGATAATTTAACCATTGAACGAATTGACTTTAACAAAGACTACGAACCCGGTAACTGTAAGTGGGCAACTTATACTGAACAAGCTCGTAATACCAGCAGAAACAGATTGATCACCTATAAAGGTGAGACAAAATGCTTAGCTGAGTGGGCTGAAACATTAGGTATGACATACCAAACTCTAAACACACGTATCAACAAGCATAAATGGGACATTGAACGTGCGTTTACACAACCAGCTAGAAAGTCTCCAACAACAAAAGAATCATAA
- a CDS encoding hypothetical protein (IMG reference gene:2510094357), whose amino-acid sequence MNSNSLEMLKFVANLVASALALNAQLRSEVSKLSKELADALTRVPNAEQEVEAAKVAQAEAEAKQKLAEEAKILAEERAAAFELQLKQFVEEELAEDEAQAATESALYSGLSSLATSLTQALNPPVVEELPVEEPAVETPIEEPVAELPVEESPGLEETAAEGTTVVE is encoded by the coding sequence ATGAATTCCAACTCTCTCGAAATGCTGAAATTTGTCGCTAATCTTGTTGCCTCCGCACTCGCCCTTAACGCTCAACTTCGATCTGAAGTTTCGAAGTTGTCAAAGGAATTAGCAGATGCACTGACACGAGTACCAAATGCTGAACAAGAAGTTGAAGCTGCAAAAGTAGCCCAAGCTGAAGCTGAAGCTAAACAAAAGTTAGCCGAAGAAGCTAAAATATTAGCAGAAGAACGTGCAGCTGCATTTGAACTACAGCTCAAACAATTTGTTGAGGAAGAGCTTGCAGAAGACGAGGCTCAAGCTGCGACAGAAAGCGCTTTATATAGTGGTCTTTCTTCTCTAGCAACATCGCTAACGCAAGCACTAAATCCCCCTGTAGTAGAAGAACTTCCTGTAGAGGAACCCGCTGTAGAAACTCCGATTGAAGAACCTGTAGCAGAACTTCCGGTAGAAGAATCTCCTGGTTTGGAAGAAACAGCAGCAGAAGGCACTACTGTTGTAGAATAG
- a CDS encoding hypothetical protein (IMG reference gene:2510094359), whose amino-acid sequence MRPDLGDLCHFRSTYVPVAAITDLNGNIIFSNEQKDLNGNAKWSVSGIRIMTTRFWSAASAYAILTTEALSQGLPEYPTNAAGIERELCLWQGYLPALRPIVPQDLGSRLIRRFVGVVDVVKAVGSATGGYTINIQMRDRMKWLMDTVVTYNPTTDKGVGSNPLRSNIILEVAQRGIGQVEGEQQGSGCAVCGKKILWDQNYLYDLGDKGKGSSPNISSVPPANLWYQPGGPLAASTRTQSLKVNKNPYFRIYTTRAPINLQQGTNFLISQQIPVDILKFLAMQEVYPTEVFQDSRDGNLYYAPRANDTSGLKDPKRFYRTYYFRDYPQTYDIGGGNAAPPDPNQLLIAFSEEQSSLGLKTNFWVHKNAPTAQGASGDEWSIHLRVKPKILEGVDYACKFTRIFDDTITTAEEAAVVALNAARIMGKEVRAATAVMLGDPSITPGEVIQILGSPIQPGRGFTNALQDRQQFEQFDKAYNDNLKVYAEQAIKNAGASAPAIQGAEVTLPIHDGSSARIKIDGKSQENQDRLICEASSQTNAASEPPTMWRVEAVIEKFNISGKGWTTEVALVSPF is encoded by the coding sequence ATGCGACCTGACCTCGGTGACCTTTGCCACTTTCGTTCCACGTATGTTCCTGTTGCGGCGATTACTGACCTTAACGGGAATATTATTTTTAGCAATGAACAAAAAGACTTAAACGGTAACGCTAAATGGTCCGTGTCAGGCATACGAATAATGACCACCCGATTTTGGAGTGCTGCATCTGCGTATGCAATTCTCACTACGGAAGCTTTAAGTCAAGGATTACCAGAGTACCCGACGAATGCTGCTGGGATTGAACGAGAACTTTGTTTATGGCAAGGATACCTACCAGCTCTCCGCCCAATAGTTCCCCAAGATTTAGGGTCTAGATTAATAAGACGGTTTGTAGGAGTTGTTGATGTTGTTAAAGCCGTTGGCTCGGCAACAGGCGGTTACACGATTAACATTCAAATGCGCGATCGCATGAAGTGGTTAATGGATACAGTAGTCACCTATAACCCAACAACTGACAAAGGCGTTGGTTCCAACCCGTTACGTTCCAATATCATTTTGGAAGTAGCTCAGCGTGGAATTGGGCAGGTTGAAGGAGAGCAGCAAGGTTCTGGATGTGCCGTCTGTGGTAAAAAGATTCTTTGGGACCAAAACTATCTCTACGATTTAGGTGATAAAGGAAAAGGTAGCTCTCCAAACATATCTTCAGTCCCACCTGCTAACTTGTGGTATCAACCAGGAGGTCCACTTGCTGCTTCTACTCGAACTCAATCTCTAAAAGTTAATAAAAACCCTTATTTCCGTATTTACACAACTCGCGCCCCTATTAATTTACAACAAGGGACTAACTTTCTTATCTCTCAACAGATTCCGGTTGACATTCTAAAATTTCTGGCAATGCAAGAAGTTTACCCTACGGAGGTTTTCCAGGATAGTCGAGATGGGAACTTGTATTATGCGCCAAGAGCAAACGACACGAGTGGGTTGAAAGACCCCAAGAGGTTTTACAGAACGTACTACTTTAGAGATTACCCACAAACCTACGATATTGGCGGTGGGAATGCAGCACCACCTGACCCAAATCAACTACTTATTGCATTTAGCGAAGAGCAATCTTCACTGGGGTTAAAGACAAATTTTTGGGTTCATAAAAATGCACCTACTGCCCAAGGTGCATCTGGTGATGAGTGGAGCATTCATCTTAGAGTAAAACCTAAAATTCTTGAAGGGGTGGACTATGCCTGTAAGTTTACTCGTATTTTTGACGATACAATAACCACTGCTGAAGAAGCAGCTGTGGTTGCTCTTAACGCAGCTCGGATTATGGGTAAAGAAGTAAGAGCAGCAACAGCAGTGATGCTTGGTGACCCATCTATTACACCAGGTGAAGTTATCCAAATCTTAGGATCTCCAATTCAGCCAGGTCGTGGGTTTACAAATGCACTGCAAGACCGACAACAATTTGAGCAGTTTGATAAAGCCTATAACGATAACTTGAAAGTTTATGCAGAGCAAGCGATCAAAAATGCTGGCGCAAGTGCTCCTGCTATTCAAGGAGCAGAAGTTACTTTACCTATCCACGATGGGTCTAGCGCAAGAATTAAAATCGATGGAAAATCACAGGAAAATCAAGATAGATTAATTTGTGAAGCATCAAGTCAGACAAACGCTGCTTCAGAGCCTCCTACGATGTGGAGGGTAGAAGCGGTAATTGAAAAATTCAATATATCTGGCAAAGGCTGGACAACTGAAGTAGCTTTAGTTTCACCTTTTTAA
- a CDS encoding phage tail sheath protein FI (IMG reference gene:2510094354~PFAM: Phage tail sheath protein), with protein MTQGISIPRNEYAFPNVSFTESIVGPIPFDAQWRNTIGVAGVFSRGPIGPSRITGRSEFAYNFGEDDSAGSLFIRQAMLQGATNFVVSRVMPNPARSAGSIHLQSGTNPTTSEAFVATGNARTVGMKFEASYVGSPLIRPGVYVGAAVRVDAAQPLLIPTYQGIGYFDFRVIEKVTNDVTPSPTVTVNISNAATTSTLQVVSASSTAGTAILNNAKPGRVLRVGTGGTGITFSSGAGQAYLQVVSYPFQISAGTYGVLVKGQVTGIANDEGPITIEASSVSDPTYFTVAYSYRSGDGSALLSNLASARTYEGNVGTADGFLKVSVNNKNYQNLIVYTDTSGTFAEVDTGIDIAIGNPGDSGATELVPTSSFSIPFMRGVASVGENNTAASGFPNTASAFASGLAAVEVLKLLQRAIATNTILVSMLDDISVNDFNLPYSLTFTSNFLGEEANRVSYKLTRTVGSGTPTDLQFQDTGDKYNTSIAMTGGRNAMTNAQLFLYDVNGNALVRIDAISPGKTGNSIRVTVRPIPAGQFRVEIVDETGINYSVPINPESFLLNNYSVDPQTGLYPETLDSKLIRAYFLPVVNSNGQAINSSIYALTPQRLAPPVQSLANTSATTNPLHPSHKGVAYLSNIYLKGGTEPVDYQINDPGEKDYVDAVRRLEDADCAIVALAGVSASDARYELAVTELTAQAERSTTLNGLRIAVISAPARVSEARASSVASGLSSDRVVIVSGYSTLVGARYLGVNSIPPIGIYTGLLANIPPHVSPASISNGQAAAGVLSVDSKSTPEFLDALTRARLEVLHYDSGLRLYKFLNGITTSNDPQRKYVSVRRMTDQIIMDMYRNLQWVRSAPNNRSLRARVASACDAYLRSLQREEKIYAWSPTICDESNNPIQDISNGRLNIRLTFTPIYPADFIRVNVVRDLTTEFSINTSAGA; from the coding sequence ATGACACAAGGTATTAGTATTCCCAGGAACGAGTATGCGTTCCCCAATGTAAGTTTTACAGAATCAATTGTTGGTCCAATTCCCTTTGACGCTCAGTGGAGAAACACCATTGGAGTTGCGGGTGTATTCTCAAGAGGACCGATAGGACCATCTCGGATAACGGGACGAAGCGAATTTGCCTACAACTTTGGTGAAGATGACTCAGCCGGGTCGCTTTTTATCCGACAGGCAATGTTGCAAGGTGCAACAAACTTCGTTGTTAGTCGAGTGATGCCAAACCCTGCACGGTCTGCCGGGTCTATTCACCTTCAATCTGGTACTAACCCAACTACTTCTGAAGCATTTGTTGCTACAGGTAACGCCCGTACCGTTGGGATGAAATTTGAAGCATCTTACGTAGGTAGCCCCCTTATTCGTCCTGGGGTTTACGTAGGTGCTGCTGTTCGAGTCGATGCTGCACAACCCCTGTTAATTCCAACTTATCAGGGCATTGGCTACTTTGATTTTCGAGTGATTGAAAAAGTGACAAACGATGTCACTCCTTCTCCTACAGTTACCGTAAATATTTCAAATGCTGCAACGACATCAACTTTACAGGTTGTAAGTGCTTCTAGTACGGCTGGTACAGCCATCTTAAATAATGCCAAACCCGGTAGAGTTCTTAGGGTTGGTACAGGTGGAACAGGAATTACGTTCAGCTCTGGTGCTGGTCAAGCATACTTACAAGTTGTAAGTTATCCCTTTCAAATTTCTGCTGGCACCTACGGTGTTTTAGTAAAAGGACAAGTCACAGGCATCGCTAATGATGAAGGTCCTATTACGATCGAAGCGAGTTCTGTCTCAGACCCAACTTATTTTACTGTTGCCTATTCTTATCGCTCAGGAGATGGCAGTGCTCTTCTGTCAAACTTAGCATCTGCAAGAACCTATGAAGGCAACGTTGGTACAGCTGACGGATTTCTAAAAGTTTCAGTCAACAATAAAAACTATCAAAATTTGATAGTTTACACAGATACGTCTGGGACATTTGCGGAAGTAGACACTGGTATTGATATAGCCATCGGAAATCCTGGAGATTCCGGGGCAACAGAACTTGTACCAACCAGCTCGTTCTCTATTCCATTTATGAGAGGTGTCGCTAGTGTTGGTGAGAATAACACAGCGGCATCTGGATTCCCAAATACTGCATCAGCATTTGCAAGTGGGTTAGCAGCTGTTGAAGTTCTAAAACTGTTACAAAGAGCGATCGCAACTAACACCATTTTGGTTTCGATGCTTGATGACATCAGCGTAAACGACTTCAACTTGCCTTACTCCCTCACGTTTACTTCAAACTTTTTAGGAGAAGAAGCTAATCGAGTCTCCTACAAGCTGACTCGAACTGTCGGATCTGGCACACCAACAGATTTACAGTTTCAAGATACTGGGGATAAATACAACACTAGTATTGCGATGACAGGTGGGCGTAATGCGATGACAAACGCTCAACTGTTCCTGTATGACGTTAATGGTAACGCCTTAGTTCGAATTGACGCTATCTCACCAGGTAAAACTGGAAATAGCATTCGAGTTACAGTTCGACCGATTCCAGCAGGACAGTTTCGAGTAGAGATTGTAGATGAAACTGGGATTAACTACAGTGTCCCAATTAATCCTGAATCTTTCCTTCTCAACAATTACTCTGTTGATCCTCAGACAGGTTTATACCCAGAAACGCTTGATTCTAAACTGATTCGAGCGTATTTCTTACCTGTTGTCAACTCAAATGGCCAAGCTATCAACAGCTCTATCTATGCGTTAACTCCACAAAGACTTGCACCCCCTGTTCAATCATTAGCAAATACGTCTGCCACAACTAATCCCTTACATCCTTCTCACAAAGGTGTTGCATACCTGTCTAATATTTACTTAAAGGGTGGCACCGAACCTGTTGATTATCAAATAAACGACCCTGGCGAAAAAGATTACGTTGACGCTGTTCGTCGGTTAGAGGACGCGGATTGTGCAATTGTTGCTTTAGCTGGTGTATCTGCGTCAGACGCTCGATATGAGCTAGCAGTAACCGAACTCACAGCTCAAGCTGAAAGGTCTACAACACTTAACGGATTACGAATTGCTGTGATTTCTGCACCTGCTCGTGTCTCAGAAGCAAGAGCATCCAGTGTCGCTTCTGGACTTTCGTCAGATCGCGTAGTAATTGTGTCTGGTTACTCGACCTTGGTTGGTGCCAGATACTTGGGGGTTAATAGCATCCCGCCTATTGGTATTTACACTGGGTTACTCGCAAACATTCCCCCTCATGTTTCACCAGCTTCAATTAGTAACGGTCAAGCTGCTGCGGGAGTGCTCTCAGTTGATTCTAAAAGTACTCCAGAATTTCTAGATGCTCTGACACGAGCACGGTTAGAAGTGTTGCATTATGACTCTGGGTTACGCCTATACAAATTCCTCAATGGGATAACCACAAGTAATGACCCACAGCGCAAGTATGTGTCCGTCAGACGTATGACTGACCAAATTATTATGGACATGTATCGTAATCTGCAGTGGGTAAGAAGCGCTCCTAATAACCGGAGTTTACGTGCCAGAGTTGCTTCAGCTTGTGATGCTTATCTCCGTTCACTTCAGCGAGAAGAAAAGATCTACGCTTGGTCACCCACCATTTGCGATGAGTCAAATAACCCGATTCAAGACATTAGTAATGGTCGATTAAATATTCGACTCACGTTTACACCTATCTACCCGGCAGATTTTATCCGGGTGAACGTTGTTCGTGATCTTACTACGGAATTCAGCATCAATACTTCTGCTGGCGCTTAA
- a CDS encoding hypothetical protein (IMG reference gene:2510094358) — protein MSNQRKYGAIVAGTTRVLTKEESTLYDQICKKLHEIGKEVPDVKQFMFAIQGVRDMKKIPGGTLESGLNWWYQIK, from the coding sequence ATGAGTAATCAAAGAAAATACGGCGCAATTGTTGCGGGTACTACCAGAGTTTTAACCAAAGAAGAAAGCACACTGTACGACCAGATATGTAAGAAACTTCACGAGATTGGTAAGGAAGTTCCAGACGTAAAACAGTTTATGTTTGCAATTCAAGGAGTTAGAGATATGAAAAAAATTCCTGGCGGAACCTTAGAGAGTGGCTTGAATTGGTGGTACCAAATTAAATAA